The Hordeum vulgare subsp. vulgare chromosome 7H, MorexV3_pseudomolecules_assembly, whole genome shotgun sequence DNA window ttatagtttatataatttggcctccaaacatgcccacgtagattatttttataaaccagattatataatctatcttcataatccagattatcataatctattgtggttccaaacagggtcttaatcccactacttttagtcatgggactaaaacgtatccaaacaCCCTCATAGTCCTTGCGGACATTATATCGCAATGAATGATcaagttttatgtttttcttcCCGGTACCCCATTATTAATTAAGTCAGGTGACATTAGTCGTGTTCCAtcatatctactccctccgttcctaattataagtctttttaaagatttcactagaggactacatacagagcaaaatgaatgaatctacactctaaagtatgtctacatatatccgtatgtagtctcctagtgaaacctctaaaaagacttatatttagaaatgaaggGAGTATCAAAGATCCTTCGTTGTCGGTCGAGTTTGTGCTGATAAATGCCAGCCAGCCTTCGTTGTTGTGTTGATTCTCGTAGTTACAATAATAATCTTGACGACGATGagtcgatggtgatgatgatgctaaTAATATGATTGATAGACCTCTCCAAAGATTCTCTTGATCCAGAGTTGGCCAGCCACACACACACATCGTTTCCCACGAGGCTCGGGAAAAACAGTACTCCAGAGGTCGACGACTAGTCGATGTGCTAAGCTAAAAGCCTAAAACCCATGCACCACGCCCATGACGCAGAGCAAGTAGCTAGCTGCCGCTACCTCCTCTTCTTATCCCCAACCCTCCCGCGCCAAGCCGTGGCCACAAACGTCGGCTGGACCACCCACACGTCGGCGTCGGCCATGCCGTGCCACTCCACTCCTCGCGTCGCCATTGGCCCAGGTCACCCGTCACCGGAGAAAGAGCACTGCAAAAGCCCAGCTATATCCGCTTCGGATCGGGGCCCTGGAAACCTGTGGAGCAGAAGCTCCGGCCATGGCCATCCCATCCTCCTATTTAGCCGCGATCTCCCCTGCACCCTGTCACTACCAGTGATCGCACAAAAAGCTTCGAAAGGCAGAAGCATGGCCCTCCCGTCGCCGGCCGGCATCGCCAAGCCCAGGCTCCACCTGCTCTTCAACCACAGGCGCGCCAGCTCTTCGTCCGTCACCTGTGAGTGGATCTCTCGCTAGCTCCGCCGGTGCGTGCAGTACGTCGAGGTCTTGCTCACTTTTGGTTTCCTTATTACTTGCTCCCAGGCTGCAGCTCCAACGGGAGGTCGTCGTCTGAGCCCGAAGACCGGGCGGCGCCGTCCGGAAACGCCATCGACTGGCGCTCGTTCCGGGCGCAGCTCGTCCTCAAGGAGCAGTACGCGAAGAGCGTCAACCCGGCGCTCAGGGCGTCGTGGGCGCCGGCGGCGAAGATCGCGGACAAGTGGGCGCACCCGCTGGTGGAGCCGGAGAAGGGGTGCCTCCTGATCGCGACGGGGAAGCTGGACGGGTCGCACATCTTCGAGCGCACCGTGATCCTCCTGCTGTCGGCCGGGGTGCTCGGCCCCGTCGGCGTGATCCTGAACCGGCCCTCGCTCATGTCCATCAAGGAGGCGCAGTCCCTCTTCGCGGAGGAGGCCGACATCGCCGGCACCTTCTCCGGCCGCCCGCTCTTCTTCGGCGGGCCGCTGGAGGAGTGCTTCTTCCTGCTGGGGCCGCGGGAGGGCGGAGACAGCGACGGCGGCGACGTGGTGGGCCGGACGGGGCTGTTCGAGGAGGTGATGCCGGGCGTGCACTACGGCACGCGGGAGAGCGTCGGGTGCGCGGCGGAGCTGGTCAAACGTGGGGTCGCCGGCGTGCGGGACTTCCGCTTCTTCGACGGGTTCTGCGGGTGGGAGCGGGAGCAGCTGCGCGACGAGGTGCGCTCTGGGCTGTGGCGTGTCGCCGCCTGCAGCCCCGCCGTCCTCGGGCTCACCGGCATCGGGGGCGGGCTCTGGGAGGAGGTGCAGGAGCTCGTCGGAAAGAGGAGGGTGTGGTGACTAATTCATACCACTTACAAGGCTACATATACTACTTGCTAGGTAGAAATTGTACATTATATTTGTCGTGAAAAATGCTTCACAATATAATTAATTTCCCTATGATTTTATACTCTACTTACATTACATGTTCATATACAGAGATTAAAGATCCAACTTTCTCATCAAATGCCTAAGAGCATCAACAACCGGACTTGGTAAATATGCCTCTCCCTAAATGTATGCGTGTGTACTAGGTCACTGATCGGGCATATCCGTTTTGAGCCTTTATTTTTTTCATCCGTGCAACCACACTTTTTTTTAATATGTCCGGTCGCTTGCACATGATTGatgcagaaaaaaggaaaagaaaagaatgaataaagaaaaagaaaagattatCCGGAATGAGGTCACGTTTTACATGGCTGACTGACCGGGTGTGCACAGGTGTGTCCGCGAGCCCTTATACCGTCTCAGATTTGAGATGGATAGAGAGGTGTCGGTCTATCCGGATGTTTAGGAAGGAAGTGAGAGTTCGATTGGGTTCAAAAATTTGACACAACACTAATCGAGAGGATGTACCAAGCGTTTGAGAAGGATACAGAGGATCCAGATGTAGATACTATAAAATAAGCCAGAGCACCAATTCAGGGCCCAAAGTCATCTCTACGCATGCAAAATAacaaattcaaaacaaatatcagaAAATTCAAAAAGATCCTTTTTCTTGCATGGTAGATATTTTGGTGTGTGAGATGCGCTTTAAATTTCAGATCATTTAAACATCTGAATAGCTCTTAGCGAAAAAGATACATTTGAAGTCTGTAAAAAAAGGGTATTGTTCATGTATTATTCTGAGCCTAATTTGCTTTTTTCGCTGAAAGCTACTCATATGTTTAAATTATCTGAAATTTGAAGCTCTCCTCACGCATCAAATTATCTACCATGCAGATAAGCGCGTGCTTGGAAATAATCTTGGAAAGTACTCCACATATTTCACAACATAGTTCATATAGGCTTATCTCCGGTcaaatttcaaagatttttactaAAACTATTTTGCGGTTAATCTTTGGCAAAATTGTCCCTGTATATTTTAAACAAATTTGCACAGAAAATGTATCAACATTTAcaatcactactagaaaaagggtcTTGCGGCATTagtccattagtcccggttcaaatgaaAACCGGGACCAATACCACGCATTGGTTCCGGTTCGGTTTgccggggcattggtcccggttcggttcacctCATTAGTACCGGTTCGGGGCAAAACCCGAGACTAAAGTTCCAACAACTGCCACAtggcg harbors:
- the LOC123412564 gene encoding uncharacterized protein LOC123412564, which produces MHHAHDAEQVASCRYLLFLSPTLPRQAVATNVGWTTHTSASAMPCHSTPRVAIGPGHPSPEKEHCKSPAISASDRGPGNLWSRSSGHGHPILLFSRDLPCTLSLPVIAQKASKGRSMALPSPAGIAKPRLHLLFNHRRASSSSVTCCSSNGRSSSEPEDRAAPSGNAIDWRSFRAQLVLKEQYAKSVNPALRASWAPAAKIADKWAHPLVEPEKGCLLIATGKLDGSHIFERTVILLLSAGVLGPVGVILNRPSLMSIKEAQSLFAEEADIAGTFSGRPLFFGGPLEECFFLLGPREGGDSDGGDVVGRTGLFEEVMPGVHYGTRESVGCAAELVKRGVAGVRDFRFFDGFCGWEREQLRDEVRSGLWRVAACSPAVLGLTGIGGGLWEEVQELVGKRRVW